The proteins below are encoded in one region of Neisseria bacilliformis:
- a CDS encoding baseplate J/gp47 family protein, translating to MSSHVPPIRFTPQGLQIPSETEILQGVLADIDAAFGGGLNLNLETPQGQLASSLAAIIADKNDLIAELVNQVHPDYADGIMQDAVAKIYFLERKPAADSTVDCEFTGLPGTQIPQGFIVQDADGNNWTLQQPLGIPAGGMVTGRLACSGSLTAPAHSVNRIYRSLVGLDRADNPRAAVPGRPSESRAEFAERRRRSVAVNAQGTVQAVYANVFALDGVRDVYVADNPKGQSVQLGASRHTLKPHSIYVAAVGGSDKEIAETILRYAGSGCDFNGNTEITVYDENYSAPKPAYQVSFMRPAELPVYFRIKVERGATLGFQTALKQAVIDAFNNGRARIGATLYAIGYVQPLVQAVPDIRILDVEIGLSANAMGNTVDVGIDQTPVVRAGHIEVVNV from the coding sequence ATGAGCAGCCACGTTCCCCCCATCCGCTTCACCCCGCAGGGCTTACAGATTCCCTCCGAAACCGAAATCCTGCAAGGTGTGCTGGCCGACATCGACGCGGCCTTCGGCGGCGGCCTCAACCTCAATCTGGAAACGCCGCAGGGGCAGCTTGCCTCCTCGCTGGCCGCCATTATTGCCGACAAAAACGACCTTATCGCCGAGCTGGTGAACCAAGTCCACCCCGACTACGCCGACGGCATCATGCAGGACGCCGTCGCCAAGATTTATTTTTTGGAGCGCAAACCCGCCGCCGATTCCACCGTGGACTGCGAATTTACCGGCCTGCCCGGCACGCAGATTCCGCAGGGCTTTATCGTACAGGACGCCGACGGCAACAACTGGACGCTGCAACAGCCCCTCGGCATCCCCGCCGGCGGCATGGTAACGGGGCGGCTGGCATGTTCAGGCAGCCTTACCGCCCCCGCCCACAGCGTCAACCGCATCTACCGCTCGCTCGTCGGGCTGGACAGGGCCGACAACCCCCGCGCCGCCGTTCCCGGCAGGCCGTCTGAAAGCCGTGCCGAGTTTGCCGAACGCCGCCGGCGCAGCGTGGCGGTGAACGCGCAGGGCACGGTGCAGGCGGTGTATGCCAACGTGTTCGCGCTGGACGGCGTGCGCGACGTGTATGTGGCCGACAACCCCAAAGGCCAAAGCGTGCAGCTCGGCGCCAGCCGCCACACGCTCAAACCGCACAGCATCTATGTGGCGGCGGTGGGAGGCAGCGATAAGGAGATTGCCGAAACCATCCTGCGTTACGCCGGCAGCGGCTGCGATTTCAACGGCAACACCGAAATCACCGTGTACGACGAAAATTACAGCGCGCCCAAGCCCGCCTATCAGGTGTCCTTTATGCGCCCGGCCGAATTGCCGGTGTATTTCCGCATCAAAGTGGAGCGCGGCGCGACACTCGGTTTTCAGACGGCCTTAAAGCAGGCGGTGATTGACGCCTTCAACAACGGCCGAGCCCGTATCGGCGCGACGCTCTACGCCATCGGCTACGTTCAGCCGCTGGTGCAGGCCGTGCCCGACATCCGCATCCTCGACGTGGAAATCGGCTTGTCTGCAAACGCGATGGGCAACACCGTGGACGTCGGCATCGACCAAACGCCCGTTGTCCGCGCCGGACACATCGAAGTGGTGAACGTATGA
- a CDS encoding phage replisome organizer N-terminal domain-containing protein gives MKFLGIFLTDTLNYQAREIRRTFWHPVGGICLIIAVYKGFGLPEILLR, from the coding sequence TTGAAATTTCTAGGAATATTTTTAACGGACACACTGAATTACCAAGCGCGCGAAATCCGCCGCACCTTTTGGCATCCGGTCGGCGGCATCTGCCTGATTATCGCCGTGTACAAAGGCTTCGGCCTGCCGGAAATTTTGCTGCGGTAG
- a CDS encoding TonB-dependent hemoglobin/transferrin/lactoferrin family receptor — MKHNKLTPIALTVGLLFSGTLYAADAAEGAANPAEQSGTLEQVKVKGRRNTPAAVEKVNAETIQDQMIRDNKDLVRYSPDVGVADQGRHQKGFAIRGVEDNRVGISIDGVALPDSEENSLYKRYGNLNTSRQSIDPELARTIEIVKGADSFNQGSGNLGGGVNYRTLAAADIVQPDNKLGFLLRSGFASKNREWVNTLGTGYQGEKAEAVLLYSQRRGHEMKSAGGFTLPEDRWQTREYGYGRQIPDAAKHKNHSFLAKWAWRFNDSHRAGVSLSGQQGSNYIIEDSAVSSNSRWRESDDRFKRRTWNAFYEFTPDSEWLALIKADLDYQKAVSSAYNYEGTRDHYDWLGRFEPGEPSDDNIRIFTTRLKRLSLRADTQPLSLLKTQHTFSLKAAVSRKDFDILHRDRIFYYWNTPKEWGPYTEETMMYPTRTVQYNFSLHDRIVFNNVFSGYAGIRYDHTKVSPQGNPVLDHLNKSNPYSRLVPYLNGLLCRNCYYPKPADSTFKGWSWVAGADAKLNDAWQLGYSIGTGFRVPNASEMYFDYRDNAAGAWLSNPNLKAERSLTQNLKLTGSGKAGNLDVNLHHTRYKDFLYEQETLVQEDNPLYPWSPNPYRYKPVQQMQNMDKAKIYGIEMTGRLNLNSFTPIPEGWKLFGTLGYSRGNLSGDADLLSIQPFKTVVGIDYEQPAGKWGVFTRLTHQGAKHAGDAKYKNCNGERRDEGVCTYDTWPHLNKSAWIFDMFGYYKPTKTLTFRAGVYNLFDRKYHTWDSLRGLNITGGLVNSVGRDPNRTYGGYPGLERFYAPGRNYAVSLEWKF, encoded by the coding sequence ATGAAGCACAACAAACTCACACCGATTGCCCTCACCGTCGGCCTGCTGTTCAGCGGCACGCTCTACGCCGCCGACGCGGCAGAGGGTGCGGCCAACCCCGCCGAACAAAGCGGCACGCTCGAACAGGTCAAAGTAAAAGGCCGCCGCAACACGCCCGCTGCCGTCGAAAAGGTTAATGCCGAAACCATTCAGGATCAGATGATCCGCGACAACAAAGATTTGGTGCGCTATTCGCCCGATGTGGGTGTGGCCGACCAAGGCCGCCACCAAAAAGGCTTTGCCATACGCGGCGTGGAAGACAACCGTGTCGGCATCAGCATTGACGGTGTGGCTCTGCCCGATTCGGAAGAAAACTCGCTCTACAAACGCTATGGCAACTTGAATACTTCACGACAAAGCATTGATCCCGAACTTGCCCGTACCATTGAAATTGTCAAAGGTGCAGATTCGTTCAATCAAGGCAGCGGAAATTTAGGGGGGGGGGTTAATTACCGCACACTTGCCGCCGCCGACATCGTGCAGCCCGATAACAAGTTGGGTTTTCTGCTTCGCAGCGGCTTTGCCAGCAAAAATCGGGAATGGGTCAATACCTTGGGAACGGGTTATCAGGGAGAGAAAGCCGAAGCCGTGCTTCTGTATTCGCAAAGGCGCGGGCATGAGATGAAAAGCGCGGGTGGGTTTACTCTTCCCGAAGATAGATGGCAAACCCGCGAATACGGCTACGGCAGACAGATTCCCGACGCGGCCAAGCATAAAAACCACAGTTTCCTTGCCAAATGGGCATGGCGTTTCAACGACAGCCACCGCGCGGGCGTGTCGTTGAGCGGACAGCAGGGCAGCAATTACATCATCGAAGATTCAGCGGTTTCTTCTAATAGCAGATGGAGGGAATCGGATGACCGTTTCAAACGCCGTACGTGGAACGCTTTCTACGAATTTACTCCCGATTCCGAATGGCTGGCTTTGATTAAAGCAGACTTGGATTATCAGAAAGCGGTTTCGTCTGCATATAACTACGAAGGTACGCGTGATCATTATGATTGGCTGGGTCGATTCGAGCCAGGAGAGCCTAGCGATGACAATATCCGTATTTTTACTACTAGGTTGAAACGCCTGTCTCTGCGGGCAGATACTCAGCCGTTGAGTTTATTGAAAACACAGCATACGTTTTCTTTAAAAGCTGCCGTTTCTCGCAAGGACTTTGATATTTTGCATAGGGATAGGATTTTTTATTATTGGAACACCCCAAAAGAATGGGGTCCGTATACCGAAGAAACTATGATGTATCCAACAAGAACAGTGCAGTATAATTTTTCTTTGCATGATCGGATTGTTTTTAATAATGTTTTTTCGGGATATGCAGGAATTAGATATGACCATACCAAGGTCAGCCCCCAAGGTAACCCTGTATTGGATCATTTAAACAAATCCAATCCATACTCTCGTCTTGTACCTTATCTGAACGGATTACTGTGCCGAAATTGTTACTATCCCAAACCAGCCGACAGTACTTTCAAAGGATGGAGCTGGGTAGCGGGTGCGGATGCGAAGTTGAATGACGCATGGCAACTGGGTTACAGCATCGGAACGGGCTTCCGCGTACCAAATGCTTCGGAAATGTATTTTGACTATCGCGACAATGCGGCGGGCGCATGGTTGTCTAATCCCAACCTGAAAGCCGAACGCAGTTTGACGCAAAACCTCAAACTGACAGGCAGTGGTAAAGCAGGCAATTTGGACGTGAATCTGCACCATACCCGCTATAAAGATTTTCTGTATGAGCAGGAAACATTGGTGCAGGAAGACAATCCGCTCTATCCATGGAGTCCTAATCCTTACCGCTACAAACCCGTCCAGCAAATGCAGAATATGGACAAGGCCAAAATCTACGGCATCGAGATGACAGGCCGTCTGAATTTAAACAGCTTCACGCCGATTCCCGAGGGTTGGAAACTGTTCGGCACGCTTGGTTACAGCAGGGGAAATTTGTCGGGGGACGCGGATTTGCTGTCCATCCAGCCGTTTAAAACCGTTGTCGGCATCGATTACGAGCAGCCCGCAGGCAAATGGGGTGTGTTTACCCGCCTGACCCATCAGGGCGCGAAACACGCAGGCGATGCGAAATACAAAAACTGCAACGGCGAAAGGCGCGACGAAGGCGTATGCACTTATGACACATGGCCGCATCTGAACAAATCGGCTTGGATATTCGATATGTTCGGCTATTACAAACCGACCAAAACCCTGACTTTCCGTGCCGGTGTGTACAACCTGTTCGACCGCAAATACCACACATGGGACAGTCTGCGCGGTCTGAATATCACTGGTGGTTTGGTCAACTCCGTCGGTAGAGACCCAAATCGTACTTATGGCGGCTATCCCGGCCTCGAACGCTTCTACGCGCCCGGCCGCAACTACGCCGTGTCGCTGGAATGGAAATTCTGA
- a CDS encoding type II toxin-antitoxin system YafQ family toxin, which produces MSKREIAFGSGFKRDLKKQFAQLASAEWAEVLNCLVQDAPLPEKYRDHPLTGDFKDYRECHVKPDLLLVYAKRGNALHLARLASHAELFG; this is translated from the coding sequence GTGAGTAAACGTGAAATAGCTTTCGGCAGCGGTTTCAAACGCGACTTGAAAAAGCAGTTCGCGCAGCTTGCCAGCGCAGAATGGGCGGAAGTGTTGAACTGTTTGGTACAAGATGCGCCGCTGCCCGAAAAATACCGCGATCATCCGCTGACGGGCGATTTCAAAGACTACCGCGAATGCCACGTCAAACCCGACCTGCTGCTGGTTTACGCCAAGCGGGGCAATGCCCTGCATCTGGCCAGACTTGCCTCGCACGCCGAACTGTTCGGCTAA
- a CDS encoding KilA-N domain-containing protein translates to MNSIQISNVVINQTKSLYSLNDLHKASGGQKKHEPHQWFRNVQTQDLIAEIEAQGGQAVQTVNGGTRRGTYVCKELVIAYGMWINAAFALQVIRAFIAAQEQGSLKISPAQKQQIQAAVMARHHRTGEHWQEIYRKLHSFLHVNSYHEIDTRDFERAIQFLGSIPDTPAPVQALQFSEREITNFGTVVYYLDWATRQLHALSEPLKQLGAHKQGVAAWTLWHEAQNWLQASRESLERVAPQMQDSWYRRHLADNFERMNNLPYLN, encoded by the coding sequence ATGAACTCTATCCAAATTTCAAACGTTGTTATTAACCAAACTAAAAGCCTGTACAGCCTGAATGATTTGCACAAGGCGAGCGGCGGCCAGAAAAAGCATGAGCCGCACCAATGGTTCAGAAACGTCCAAACCCAAGACCTAATCGCCGAAATCGAAGCCCAAGGCGGGCAGGCCGTGCAAACCGTCAACGGCGGCACACGGCGCGGAACATATGTCTGTAAAGAGCTGGTAATCGCCTACGGCATGTGGATCAACGCCGCCTTCGCCCTGCAAGTCATCCGCGCCTTTATCGCCGCCCAAGAGCAAGGCAGCCTGAAAATCAGCCCCGCGCAAAAACAGCAAATCCAAGCCGCCGTTATGGCGCGGCATCATCGGACGGGAGAACACTGGCAGGAAATCTACCGCAAACTACACAGCTTCCTGCACGTCAACAGCTACCACGAAATCGACACCCGCGACTTCGAGCGTGCCATCCAATTTCTCGGCAGCATCCCAGACACCCCCGCCCCCGTGCAGGCCTTGCAGTTCAGCGAACGCGAAATTACCAACTTCGGCACGGTCGTCTATTACCTTGACTGGGCAACCCGCCAGCTTCATGCCCTAAGCGAGCCGCTGAAACAGCTTGGCGCCCACAAGCAAGGCGTGGCGGCATGGACGTTGTGGCACGAAGCGCAGAACTGGCTGCAAGCCAGCCGCGAATCGTTGGAGCGCGTCGCCCCGCAAATGCAGGACAGTTGGTACCGCCGCCATCTGGCCGACAACTTCGAGCGCATGAACAACCTGCCTTATCTCAACTAA
- a CDS encoding phage tail protein, translated as MPQPKLLPKAWASDGLKNDIPAARSGGLAQEAATYAEGFPGITMTPISVGGKPPSGKDMNGVLHDLSAHAVYQSQGGRYRFDQAFCDTIGGYPKGAVLMADTLDKEYISLVDGNRDNPNSGGRQWAVYIDSKAACLPLTGGALSDTLELKGYNALSLRNTSSPRPYAVHLIRGNDPYIGLVTDAANIDKKWGSGNDGSVAGNYTYFFPKASGTLLVTGSVENSLTSNAAAVPLSAAMGKKLADEKADKSWVSQQAQAVRTALKNEILGGAGAAFDTLKEFQTALGDDANFAATTAGKLAEAAPSGMIAYFAGQTAPAGWLKANGVAVSRTAYARLFAAVGTTYGAGDGKTTFNLPDLRGEFLRSWDDARGIDTGRVFGSAQADEFRAHNHVTNINADIPTYGSETGDSVGTEDVSRADDRTVRATTGMRGGAETRPRNIALLACIKI; from the coding sequence ATGCCGCAACCCAAACTCCTGCCCAAAGCCTGGGCATCCGACGGACTGAAAAACGACATACCCGCCGCCCGCAGCGGCGGCCTCGCCCAAGAAGCCGCCACCTATGCCGAGGGTTTCCCCGGCATCACCATGACCCCGATTTCCGTCGGCGGCAAACCCCCGAGCGGCAAAGACATGAACGGCGTGCTGCACGACCTCAGCGCGCACGCCGTCTACCAAAGCCAAGGCGGCCGCTACCGCTTCGACCAAGCCTTTTGCGACACCATCGGCGGCTACCCCAAAGGCGCAGTGCTGATGGCCGACACCCTCGACAAAGAATACATCAGCCTCGTGGACGGCAACCGCGACAACCCCAATAGCGGCGGCAGACAATGGGCCGTCTATATCGACAGCAAAGCCGCCTGCCTGCCGCTCACCGGCGGCGCGCTTAGCGACACCCTCGAACTCAAAGGCTACAACGCCCTCTCGTTGCGCAACACATCCTCGCCGCGCCCCTACGCCGTCCACCTCATACGCGGCAACGACCCCTACATCGGCCTCGTAACCGACGCGGCCAACATCGACAAAAAATGGGGCAGCGGCAACGACGGCAGCGTCGCGGGCAACTACACCTACTTCTTCCCCAAAGCCTCCGGCACCCTACTGGTTACCGGCAGCGTGGAAAACAGCCTGACATCCAACGCCGCCGCCGTCCCCCTCTCCGCCGCCATGGGCAAAAAACTGGCCGACGAAAAAGCCGACAAAAGCTGGGTAAGCCAGCAGGCGCAGGCCGTGCGCACCGCCCTGAAAAACGAAATCCTCGGCGGCGCGGGCGCGGCCTTCGACACCCTCAAAGAATTTCAGACGGCCTTGGGCGACGACGCCAACTTCGCCGCCACCACCGCAGGCAAGCTGGCCGAAGCCGCCCCCTCCGGCATGATTGCCTACTTCGCCGGCCAAACCGCCCCCGCCGGCTGGCTCAAAGCCAACGGCGTCGCCGTCTCCCGCACCGCCTACGCCCGCCTCTTTGCCGCCGTCGGCACCACCTACGGCGCGGGCGACGGCAAAACCACCTTCAACCTGCCCGACCTGCGCGGCGAGTTCCTGCGCAGCTGGGACGACGCGCGCGGCATCGACACCGGCCGTGTGTTCGGCTCGGCGCAGGCGGACGAGTTCCGCGCCCACAACCACGTCACCAACATCAACGCCGACATCCCGACCTACGGCAGCGAGACCGGCGACAGCGTCGGAACGGAAGACGTCTCCCGCGCCGACGACCGCACCGTCCGCGCCACCACCGGCATGCGCGGCGGCGCGGAAACCCGCCCGCGCAACATCGCTCTTTTAGCCTGCATCAAAATTTGA
- a CDS encoding lysozyme, whose amino-acid sequence MNEHLKLDQTGYELIARLEGTKTRAYSDSAGIPTIGIGFIRYTLGARAGQRVKMGDTIGADDIRAEFLNQVQGYEAAVRQYVRAPLTQSQFNACVSLCYNIGVAAFAKSSVVRLLNEKRYKAACAAFALWNKAGGRVVQGLANRRAAEQKEFFRDG is encoded by the coding sequence ATGAACGAACATCTGAAACTCGACCAAACCGGCTACGAACTCATCGCCCGCCTCGAAGGCACGAAAACCCGCGCCTATTCGGACAGCGCGGGCATTCCCACCATCGGCATCGGCTTTATCCGCTACACCCTCGGCGCGCGCGCCGGGCAGCGCGTGAAAATGGGCGACACCATCGGCGCAGACGACATCCGCGCCGAATTTCTCAACCAAGTGCAGGGCTACGAAGCCGCCGTGCGCCAATACGTGCGCGCCCCGCTCACGCAGTCGCAGTTCAACGCCTGCGTTTCGCTGTGCTACAACATCGGCGTGGCCGCCTTCGCCAAATCCTCGGTGGTGCGCCTGTTGAACGAGAAACGCTACAAGGCCGCCTGCGCCGCCTTCGCCCTGTGGAACAAGGCGGGCGGGCGCGTGGTGCAGGGGCTGGCCAACCGCCGCGCGGCCGAGCAGAAAGAGTTTTTCAGGGACGGTTAA
- a CDS encoding DUF2612 domain-containing protein, producing MKRVQDTLISQYANSPVLCGIIRRFNDCFDPRADLRRFYDTVWNIDTAQGFGLDTWGAIVGIGREVAISAQDEYIGFAQGYTPFGEGIWSSGEDTDRRYRLDDDTYRRIILLKAMSNIIYATAPHINRLLREMFGKRGRAYFVKNSTMAARYVFEFYLLPVERAVIRQTDLLPRPAGVLLDFYEPEADKTFGYLEANLAPFGEGAFFMGA from the coding sequence ATGAAGCGCGTGCAAGACACCCTTATCAGCCAATACGCCAACAGCCCCGTCCTCTGCGGCATCATCCGCCGCTTCAACGACTGCTTCGACCCGCGCGCCGACCTGCGCCGGTTTTACGACACCGTGTGGAACATCGACACCGCGCAGGGCTTCGGGCTGGACACCTGGGGCGCGATTGTCGGCATTGGGCGCGAAGTGGCCATCAGCGCGCAAGACGAATACATCGGCTTCGCCCAAGGCTACACCCCCTTCGGCGAAGGCATATGGAGCAGCGGCGAAGACACAGACCGCCGCTACCGCCTCGACGACGACACCTACCGGCGCATCATCCTGCTCAAAGCCATGAGCAACATCATCTACGCCACCGCCCCGCACATCAACCGCCTCTTGCGCGAAATGTTCGGCAAACGCGGCCGCGCCTACTTCGTGAAAAACAGCACCATGGCCGCCCGCTACGTGTTCGAGTTCTACCTGTTGCCGGTCGAGCGCGCGGTCATCCGCCAAACCGACCTGCTGCCGCGCCCCGCAGGCGTACTGCTGGATTTTTACGAGCCGGAGGCCGACAAAACCTTCGGCTACCTTGAAGCCAACCTGGCACCCTTCGGCGAGGGTGCTTTTTTTATGGGAGCCTAA
- the brnA gene encoding type II toxin-antitoxin system BrnA family antitoxin, which yields MNTTEFDRRFDDGEDIADLLDLSRAAREGLQSKRVNVDFPAWMVESLDRQAAHLGVSRQSLIKMWLSERLAQAV from the coding sequence ATGAACACTACGGAATTTGACCGCCGCTTCGATGACGGCGAAGACATCGCCGACTTGCTCGACCTCAGCCGCGCCGCCCGAGAGGGCTTGCAGTCCAAACGGGTCAATGTGGACTTCCCTGCATGGATGGTTGAAAGTCTGGACAGGCAGGCCGCGCATTTAGGCGTGTCGCGCCAGTCGCTGATTAAAATGTGGCTGTCCGAGCGGCTGGCGCAGGCCGTATAG
- a CDS encoding biliverdin-producing heme oxygenase translates to MSSDTQNELSFAKKLKEQTTTVHDSVDNLVMSVEPFANNENYIKFLKLQSVFHKAVDHIYKDAALNKAIPELEYMARYDAVVKDLADLGEQPYAYDKELPHETGNKAIGWLYCAEGSNLGAAFLFKHAKKLDFDGENGARHLAPHPDGRGKHWRAFVELLNALPLDEAAQAEAIQGAKEAFAFYKVVLRETFGLPANAEAPAGMQAHRH, encoded by the coding sequence ATGAGCAGCGACACCCAAAACGAACTGAGCTTTGCCAAAAAACTGAAAGAGCAGACCACCACCGTGCACGACAGCGTGGACAATCTGGTGATGTCGGTCGAGCCGTTCGCGAATAACGAAAACTACATCAAGTTCTTGAAACTGCAATCGGTTTTCCATAAAGCCGTGGATCATATCTACAAAGACGCCGCCTTGAACAAGGCCATTCCCGAGCTGGAATACATGGCGCGTTATGATGCGGTGGTGAAGGATTTGGCTGATTTGGGCGAGCAGCCCTACGCCTATGATAAAGAGCTGCCGCACGAGACCGGCAACAAGGCCATCGGCTGGCTCTACTGCGCCGAAGGCTCGAATCTGGGCGCGGCGTTTCTGTTCAAACACGCGAAAAAACTGGATTTTGACGGCGAAAACGGCGCGCGCCACCTCGCCCCGCACCCCGACGGCCGTGGCAAACACTGGCGCGCTTTCGTCGAGCTTTTGAACGCGCTGCCGCTGGACGAAGCCGCGCAGGCGGAGGCCATCCAGGGCGCGAAAGAGGCGTTTGCCTTTTATAAAGTCGTGCTGCGCGAAACCTTCGGCCTGCCCGCCAACGCCGAAGCTCCCGCCGGTATGCAGGCGCACCGTCATTAA
- a CDS encoding Rha family transcriptional regulator, which produces MNAVVNLQDFVQVKNSQTITTTEFVAQAFKKRHDNIIRDIENLIANIDPAFAAQNFKAVERVQKTGFGERATRAYELTKDGFMLLVMGFTGKAALAIKIAYIQAFNAMAAALTGRLKSESPTSADERKGLRQAVAALVVRRGIDFSSAYHMLHQRFGVAAIEDLPRETLPEAVRYVHALTLGALSGEVLDAVRPSENITFSQSELRELAVVAYYCAWANDLLRGVAAPLAALGYEKAVTMRTLPVESAGFVRRVHKALLREMPKINSAFEREDMQNSLSRCGFLM; this is translated from the coding sequence ATGAACGCAGTAGTAAACCTTCAAGACTTTGTCCAAGTCAAAAATTCCCAAACCATCACCACTACCGAATTTGTCGCACAGGCATTCAAAAAACGCCACGACAATATAATCCGCGACATCGAAAACTTGATTGCCAACATTGACCCCGCCTTCGCCGCGCAAAACTTCAAAGCGGTGGAGCGCGTGCAAAAAACAGGTTTCGGCGAACGCGCAACCCGCGCCTACGAGCTGACCAAAGACGGCTTTATGCTGCTGGTGATGGGCTTTACCGGCAAAGCCGCGCTGGCAATCAAAATTGCCTATATCCAAGCCTTCAATGCAATGGCCGCCGCCCTTACAGGCCGTCTGAAAAGCGAATCCCCCACTTCCGCCGACGAGCGTAAGGGTTTGCGGCAGGCGGTGGCGGCTTTGGTGGTGCGGCGCGGCATTGATTTTTCGTCGGCCTACCATATGCTGCACCAGCGTTTCGGGGTGGCGGCCATTGAGGATTTGCCGCGCGAAACCCTGCCGGAGGCGGTGCGCTATGTGCATGCGCTGACGCTGGGCGCGTTGTCCGGCGAGGTGTTGGACGCTGTGAGGCCGTCTGAAAACATCACGTTCAGCCAAAGCGAGCTGCGGGAGCTGGCGGTTGTCGCCTACTATTGCGCGTGGGCAAACGATTTGCTGCGGGGCGTGGCCGCGCCGCTGGCGGCTTTGGGCTATGAGAAAGCGGTTACGATGCGCACGCTGCCGGTGGAAAGCGCGGGTTTTGTGCGGCGCGTGCACAAAGCACTGCTGCGCGAAATGCCCAAAATCAACAGCGCGTTCGAGCGCGAGGATATGCAGAACAGTTTGAGCCGCTGCGGGTTTTTGATGTAG
- a CDS encoding holin, with protein sequence MKTSNLPEIGQGITWTGAVGSFVGAIKSIDLLTVVGALVAVGGFLMNWHYSRQRNERERREDERKEEVHRLEMQKRELELKKQQGECHE encoded by the coding sequence ATGAAAACAAGCAACCTGCCCGAAATCGGCCAGGGCATCACCTGGACGGGCGCGGTCGGCAGCTTTGTCGGCGCAATCAAATCCATCGATTTGCTGACCGTGGTCGGCGCACTCGTCGCCGTCGGCGGCTTCCTGATGAACTGGCATTACAGCCGCCAGCGCAACGAACGCGAGCGCAGGGAGGACGAGCGCAAAGAAGAAGTCCACCGCCTCGAAATGCAAAAGCGCGAACTGGAACTGAAAAAACAACAAGGGGAATGCCATGAATGA
- a CDS encoding helix-turn-helix domain-containing protein: MNSKTTHITPADGNVFADLGFAPAEAAELKAHSSALIAAKEAAAAAIGGWIAENGLKQAQAAEILGVSRPRVSDAVNGKTEKFTLDALFAMIVKTGKTPELHIR, translated from the coding sequence ATGAACAGTAAAACCACCCATATCACCCCAGCCGACGGCAATGTGTTCGCCGATTTGGGTTTCGCCCCCGCAGAAGCCGCCGAGCTCAAAGCCCACAGCAGCGCGCTGATTGCCGCCAAAGAAGCCGCCGCTGCCGCGATTGGCGGCTGGATTGCCGAAAACGGGCTGAAACAGGCACAAGCCGCCGAAATTTTGGGCGTGAGCCGCCCGCGCGTTTCCGACGCGGTCAACGGCAAAACCGAAAAGTTCACGCTGGACGCGCTGTTTGCCATGATTGTGAAAACCGGCAAAACGCCCGAGCTGCATATCCGCTGA
- a CDS encoding BrnT family toxin produces MFEFDPNKSASNLEKHGIDFITAQQLWQDDYRLAVPAKTQGEERFALIAKLNQKVWTAVYTERGGNIRIISVRRAREKEEQLYEHYGI; encoded by the coding sequence ATGTTTGAGTTCGACCCGAACAAAAGCGCGTCCAACTTGGAAAAGCACGGCATCGATTTCATTACCGCACAACAGTTGTGGCAGGACGACTACCGTCTGGCCGTTCCCGCCAAAACCCAAGGGGAGGAACGCTTTGCCCTCATTGCCAAACTGAATCAAAAGGTTTGGACTGCCGTTTACACCGAACGCGGCGGCAACATCCGCATCATTTCCGTGCGCCGCGCCCGCGAAAAGGAGGAACAACTCTATGAACACTACGGAATTTGA
- a CDS encoding lysozyme has protein sequence MNDKRKYAAATLAASAAFFAALAAHEGYRAAPYRDSGGVPTIGIGSTQYPDGRRVKMTDPPVTQAQAVELARAHVAKDEGRLKALLPGVQLSQAEYDVYTDFVYQFGADTFAKSSIRRHLLAGSHTEACRALLKYRFAAGRDCRVRQNGCFGVWTRQQWRYRKCMEANK, from the coding sequence ATGAATGACAAACGCAAATACGCCGCCGCCACGCTGGCCGCCTCCGCCGCCTTCTTCGCCGCCCTCGCCGCCCACGAAGGCTACCGCGCCGCACCCTACCGCGACTCCGGCGGCGTGCCCACCATCGGTATCGGCAGCACGCAATACCCCGACGGGCGGCGCGTGAAGATGACCGACCCGCCCGTTACGCAGGCACAGGCCGTGGAACTCGCCCGCGCCCATGTGGCAAAAGACGAAGGCCGTCTGAAAGCCCTCCTGCCCGGCGTGCAACTCTCGCAGGCCGAGTATGACGTGTACACCGACTTCGTGTACCAGTTCGGCGCGGACACCTTCGCCAAGTCCTCCATCCGCCGCCACCTCCTCGCAGGAAGCCACACCGAAGCCTGCCGCGCCCTGCTCAAATACCGCTTCGCCGCCGGCCGCGACTGCCGCGTGCGGCAAAACGGCTGCTTTGGCGTGTGGACGCGGCAGCAATGGCGGTATCGCAAGTGTATGGAGGCAAACAAATAG